From the Helianthus annuus cultivar XRQ/B chromosome 17, HanXRQr2.0-SUNRISE, whole genome shotgun sequence genome, the window AActacttggtaactaacgttttattaaaactgtgaactcgccagctttgtctgatacacttgttgcatgctcgcaggtcgttaggtattctGGATtgaggaacttgctgtctgaggaagctggagtggtcatgggtcgactgaagAGATTCATGAGATGTTCTTGATATTATAACTTGGCTTATTGATACTGTTTGACTTTAGTTTtctattttgcttccgctgaacttactGGGATTTACTAAACTTATTATTGGTATAATTCTTTAATAATTggtatttatttacaaacttatcatgagttcaatatgattggtggctcgttattggtttgtcacacgcccagcagggacactccctaggtggtattttgggggtgtgacaacaagtaTTTGAAATTTTTCGACAATTCTACATCTTTGTCAAAACCCAATTTAATTACACCGTTAAATCTATACAATGCGATAATGGAAAAGAATATGACAACAATAATTTTCACCATTTTTGCAATAATCATGGCATTACTTTTCGTTTCTCTTGTCCCCACACGTCCTCTCAAAATGGAAAAACGGAAAGAAAAATTCGATCTGTTAATAACCTTATGCGAACTCTTCTAGTACACTCCTCCACTCCTAACAACCTCTCGCATCATGCCCTACAACATGCTACATATCTTCACAATATCACTCCTTCTAAACTTCTACAAAACAAAACACCCACCTCTATTCTATTTCATCGCACACCCACATACTCCCACCTACGAGTTTTCGGATGCCTTTGCTTTCCTCTTTTCCCATCAACAACCATTCACAAGTTACAACAACGCTCCGCTCCTTGCATCTTTCTAGGTTATCCAACAAATCATCATGGATACAAATGTTACAATCCCTCAACCCGTACAATCTCTATATCCCGTCATGTCATATTCGATGAGAATTCCTTCCCTTTCTCCAAAACCCACAAACCCACTCCACAAACCTACCACTTTCTTTCAACAGATCCACACCCCTCATTTTGGGTTCCCAACCCAGCCCAACCTCAACAGACTCAAACACAACCTTCGGCCCAAACGTCTCCTCACCAATCTCCTTCACCTACGGCCCAATTTCCTCCAGCCCAACCATCTCACTCTTCCTCTCCATCGACTCCTCACTCAACTCCACCATCTTCTCCTCAACCAAATCAAAAAACTTCAGAATCTCACCACCCTTCTCCGCATCCCGAACCCTCTCCTCATGCTTCTCCTTCAACGGATGACATCCCACCAGCCGTGACCTCCACTTCCCAAAATATTTCTACCACCGATCAACATACACAACCTACACGTACTATACACACCCGAAGTATGTCTGGTATTTCCAAACCAAAACAAATATTCAATCTTAATTGTTCAACAACCATTTCACCTCTTCCCCGAAACCCTATTGATGCCCTTAATAACAAGGATTGGAATGAGGCCATGCACGACGAATACCGTGCCCTTATTAAAAATAAGACTTGGGTTTTGGTTCCCCGGCATCCCAACATGAATATTGTACGTAGCATGTGGATCTTCCGTCATAAAAAGAACTCCAATGGACACTTGGAACGATATAAAACAAGACTCGTTTGTGATGGACGCTCACAACAAGTAGGTATCGATTGCGGTGAAACATTCAGCCCGGTTGTCAAACCGGCAACAATCCGAACTGTTTTAACATTAGCAGTCTCAAACAAATGTCCGATTCACCAACTCGATGTGAAAAACGCTTTTCTACAAGGTCATTTACAAGAAATGGTATACATGCACCAACCATTAGGATTTCGGGACAAAAGAATTCCGGGTCACGTTTGCTTACTAAAGAAATCGTTATACGGCCTCAAACAAGCCACGCGAGCATGGTACCAACGTTTTACCGTTCATGTATCTCGTATGGCTTTTTACCACAGTTGCTCGGATCACTCTCTTTTCATCTATATAAAAGGGGTCGCGACATCGCCTACCTTTTATTGTACGTCGATGATATAATTTTGGTCACTTCAACAGATCGTATTCGGGCTCACTTCATGACATCGTTGTCAAAAGAGTTTGCCATGAAGGACTTAGGTCCTTTAAGCTACTTTCTCGGAATTGCAGTAAACAAAAATGGGACTTCTCTTTTCTTATCACAAGAAACTTATGCACAGGACATACTAAAAAGGGCCAAAATGCAAACGTACAATCCAACAATCACACCTGTGGATACCAAGCAAAAGCTAAGCGCTTCGGATGGAGATCTACTTGTCGATGGCACCGAATACCGGCAACTTGTGGGAGCGCTTCAATACCTTACGTTCACCCGACCCGACATCACCTACGCGGTCCAACAAGTATGCATGAACATGCAAGCACCACGCACGTCTCACATGCATGCTCTCAAGAGGATTTTGTGCTACATCAAAGTAACAATACATGTTGGGCTAACCATTTCACCAACAAAGTCCTCGTCACCTATTTCCTACACAGACGCAGATTGGGGCGGTTGTCCCGATACTCGCCGCTCCACATCCGGATACTGTGTTTACATGGGTGACAACTTAGTTTCATGGTCGTCGAAGCGCCAACCAATTTTGTCCCGTTCAAGCGCCGAGGCCGAGTACCGCGGAGTTGCAAATGTGGTCTCCGAAGTGTGTTGGCTTCGAAACTTATTGTTAGAATTACACAAACCGCCAACACATGCAACTCTAGTCTATTGTGACAACGTTAGTGCAATTTATCTCTCGGAGAATCCGGTTCAACACCAACGCACGAAACACATCGAAATGGACATCCATTTCGTACGGGAAAAAGTTGCACGCGGTCAAGTTCGGGTTCTTCACGTGCCATCCAGGTATCAAGTAGCCGATATTTTTACAAAGGGTCTCCCACGGATTCTTTTCAAAGATTTTCGAGCCAGTCTTAACGTTCAGCCACTCCACGTTTCGACTGCGGGGGTATATTAGCAAGGCATAAATCACTGCATAACTACCTCATGGTATTTTCGGAAGAATCCCAAGATTTCGGTTTGATTGAAGATTGTAATCACAGATTGATTGAAGAATTTTTGTATCACATTGATTGTATGATTATCTTTTTCCATACTTAGAATAGGAAACTCATGTATATAAGTCAACACATTGAGAGGAATGAGATCATCGAAAACcatacattttcaaaaataataGTTAGTTTGTTTTTAGTCTGGTTTTAGAAGATATTATAACACAGAAAGCAAACACCAAATCTTTAGATCATTAGCAATGCATCCGACCTCACGAACTTCCATAGTGGATTTCTCCTATCAAAACTCCTCCTCACGAACCTCCTTCCATTTTTATCTTCTTCCTCTCTTTCATATTTGGTTCGTAGAGGTCCTTACAAAAGGCTTTTTGTCTCtgatataaattttttttatgtttttgtctAACTCAATGCCACATCACTACATTTTCAAGGATGTGCATCAAAGATGTTGTTAGGTCCCCGAACCCTCAAACAGAATATAGAATCTAAGAAAATAGACATAGTCAACAAATCTAATATAGTAATCAAAGATGGCATTGATTTATCCCCCTCTACCTTGTTAGTGTATGCCCTTTTTGTCCATAAGTTATGATCAACTCTATTTATTTAATACTCACCCACTGAATTTAAAGataagtataataataaataaagatGTCTTAAAACAAGACAAAGTTTAGAAAAGGATATCTACTTGGATAATTTGTTGTGTTGCATTGTCACGTTGAAACAAGTTTTGTATTATAGTATAAAGTGAAAACTACAACATTCTTGTAAATTTTATTTAGAAATATATGTTTAAGTATTTCTATTTCCAAAGTCATTGATACCATCAAGAAATTTTTTTTATAGCAACATATTGAATGTTCATTAAATAAAACAACTTTATATCTTTTACTGATTGGTTTTTATGAGCTTTTACTTCGTGTGTTTTTTTAACAGTAAACTTCATTAGAAATGTGACGCCAGCCCAAAACGGGTTGCCAAACTACAACAAACAATTACATAGACACAAATTTACACCACGTTTCCCACGAAACATCTTTGTGTTTCGATCTAATAGAAACCCTCAAGTAACTCAAAGCCTTCACCTCGTTGCATATTGACTCTATTCTAATCGGTTTGTTTGAGAATTTGAAGTCGTTCCAGGCCCTCCATAACATCCAGCACAATCACAACCCTCCcaaaatatttccgacacccctaaAATATTTAGAACACCCCTATATGCCttaaaatataccccgtatacGTAAAATGGCCCTAAATACCTTTAAttttgcaaaaataaaataaaaacaagaaattagggcgctcgcgggccgcgaagaccttGTCGTCGggttacgcggggcgcgacagctctAGATCAAGGCGACACCCTGAGCTGCCACGTGGCAGCATCGTGTCAGCTCTACACTTGTGACCAGACCAAGCTAAACCCTACACACCCTACGTCACGGGCCGCGAAGGCTTTGCCTTCGGCTTACGCGGGGCACGACAAGGTGGACGAACAgaactataaatagaggccatcggctCTCATTTTGAATTCGTTCAACACTCGACTTTCTCTCTCAATTCTACATAGCAATTATTatactcgggcataatacccctcAAATTAGCAAAGCTTTGCCTCGTTATAAGTATCATagcccccggttacgtattagatacactgcccgattgatctagcgctccgtaacggctgtcgaggctctacccgacgtagtcgttggagttctgtctcggggatgGTATAattaatgtaaatattgggttattatactaacgtgtgtgcattgtttaattaatagataatagcCAGGAAAATTaaaaggaaaaccctaaagttgcaatgtgagtaatctccttttttttgtaaacctttttacaaactgtttttacaaaaccttaattgTTTTTACATTATAATtgacagtgattgagtatttgtaattctacaattatcgtcggtatgttggggttttgtatacaaaatttgttactacactgtgagtagtaacatgaccacaagtcgggttgacagtaccgtgagtggtaattaaagtagaaaaataaacaaatgtaattgcgagatcgcacTCAATAACTATAAACTGATAAAacctgtcttgattaaattgagattcactcactagtatttcccactgacaaaatgtttttaaacgcatttcaggtaacaaaatgtgaaagccaaatagaagccagctgaaCAACACTGAAggtttggaaaagtggctataaaagttaccaaaaataaagaggatgtttttattcaataaaatagggtttattcctataaacatgtttgtaattaaaacttgggaatttcccatatgtttaatattatgaaaatgtggtgttttactctgataaaatatttcctaactatggtcctgatgaaatttccgctgccaattaTGATAAACACCGGTACCACTATCTCTGAGTAGGTCGCGGCCGCCCGCCTCCcgaggcaggggtcgggggttgcgacaagcACCCAACAACAATGATTCCCTGAATAGCCTCCTTCGCTTGATCCGAGATCCTCAAGGAGGATGCCAATTCAAGAAGGTCCCTGAAAGGAAAGGCAAAAATGCTTAGCTCCTTACACCTCGAGGTGACTCGTGCTAATTCAAGAAAGTCTCTGAAAGAAAAGGTAAAAATGCTTAGCTCCTTACACCACGAGCTGACCCGATGCCAGAAAACCA encodes:
- the LOC110923964 gene encoding uncharacterized mitochondrial protein AtMg00810-like yields the protein MTSLSKEFAMKDLGPLSYFLGIAVNKNGTSLFLSQETYAQDILKRAKMQTYNPTITPVDTKQKLSASDGDLLVDGTEYRQLVGALQYLTFTRPDITYAVQQVCMNMQAPRTSHMHALKRILCYIKVTIHVGLTISPTKSSSPISYTDADWGGCPDTRRSTSGYCVYMGDNLVSWSSKRQPILSRSSAEAEYRGVANVVSEVCWLRNLLLELHKPPTHATLVYCDNVSAIYLSENPVQHQRTKHIEMDIHFVREKVARGQVRVLHVPSRYQVADIFTKGLPRILFKDFRASLNVQPLHVSTAGVY